The following proteins are co-located in the Phragmites australis chromosome 10, lpPhrAust1.1, whole genome shotgun sequence genome:
- the LOC133930051 gene encoding protein POOR HOMOLOGOUS SYNAPSIS 1 isoform X6 translates to MAAAGDSSRALIPSRAASAAPPRLRRQKWEVEYARYFATPQRDPSTPPPPGLRNIIRGKLRHQGTWLPAASPALLCVSRPGLPFAVPILTVSIGDVAFEEHFMSILNFSWPQVTCVTQCPIRGSRVVFVSFCDKSKQIQKFAVRFPQLSDAESFLNCVKECSSKTMDIIPSGSDYMCEDSSATEYIASKGLHHRPDDASSFEEPASDHVTEAPALSYHKEPERPVLEPLLARNIDNIYSGFPPSFTHMLTNCSTESEKDAEEPYPVTTNHASQEVYAVDTSHDIATKETTAEKGRDTGEGIDASKVTGDIMARIKTYMTDESFHDMLFKLEKVIDELGGDMSL, encoded by the exons ATGGCGGCCGCCGGCGACAGCAGCAGGGCGCTGATCCCTTCGCGCGCGGCCTccgcggcgccgccgcggcTGCGGCGGCAGAAGTGGGAGGTGGAGTACGCGCGCTACTTCGCGACGCCGCAGCGGGACCCCTCCACGCCCCCGCCGCCCGGGCTCCGCAACATTATCCGCGGCAAGCTCCGCCACCAGGGCACCTGGCTCCCCGCTGCCTCCCCCGCTTTGCTGTGCGTATCCCGCCCCGGCCTCCCCTTCGCGGTCCCCATCCTCACCGTTTCCATCGGCGACGTCGCCTTC GAGGAGCACTTCATGTCGATTCTCAACTTCTCATGGCCTCAGGTTACCTGTGTGACACAGTGCCCAATCAGAGGTAGCAGGGTGGTGTTCGTGAGCTTTTGTGATAAGTCCAAACAG ATTCAGAAGTTTGCTGTACGTTTCCCACAGCTCAGTGATGCAGAGTCGTTCTTAAATTGTGTGAAG GAATGCTCAAGCAAAACCATGGATATCATACCATCCGGAAGTGACTACATGTGTGAAGATTCATCAGCAACTGAATATATTGCTTCTAAAGGACTTCACCACAG GCCCGATGATGCTTCAAGCTTCGAGGAGCCAGCATCAGATCATGTTACAGAGGCACCAGCGTTGAGCTACCACAAGGAACCAGAGCGGCCTGTTCTTGAACCTCTCCTTGCTAGAAACATTGATAACATTTACTCTGGTTTCCCTCCTAGTTTCACTCACATGCTGACAAATTGTTCAACTGAGAGTGAGAAAG ATGCAGAGGAACCCTATCCAGTGACTACAAACCATGCTTCTCAAGAG gTGTATGCAGTGGATACTTCTCATGATA TTGCCACTAAAGAAACGACTGCTGAGAAAGGAAGGGATACTGGTGAGGGAATTGATGCTAGTAAAGTAACAGGTGATATAATGGCACGGATAAAG ACTTATATGACTGACGAATCCTTTCATG ATATGTTGTTCAAGCTTGAGAAAGTCATTGATGAACTGGGTGGTGACATGTCACTGTAG
- the LOC133930051 gene encoding protein POOR HOMOLOGOUS SYNAPSIS 1 isoform X2: MAAAGDSSRALIPSRAASAAPPRLRRQKWEVEYARYFATPQRDPSTPPPPGLRNIIRGKLRHQGTWLPAASPALLCVSRPGLPFAVPILTVSIGDVAFEEHFMSILNFSWPQVTCVTQCPIRGSRVVFVSFCDKSKQIQKFAVRFPQLSDAESFLNCVKECSSKTMDIIPSGSDYMCEDSSATEYIASKGLHHRPDDASSFEEPASDHVTEAPALSYHKEPERPVLEPLLARNIDNIYSGFPPSFTHMLTNCSTESEKDAEEPYPVTTNHASQEVYAVDTSHDIATKETTAEKGRDTGEGIDASKVTGDIMARIKTYMTDESFHGYGHDRQNLMCWCNRSTISGSACYGAAAGAERGIWSVAHQPGERTQVFNCQQGYGTYCLLLGCGESMNVSLPFRGGHGRAKRATVPALAGDCSARRRRVLASPIRPCILLRAGELCDDSESMESPESCVLA, encoded by the exons ATGGCGGCCGCCGGCGACAGCAGCAGGGCGCTGATCCCTTCGCGCGCGGCCTccgcggcgccgccgcggcTGCGGCGGCAGAAGTGGGAGGTGGAGTACGCGCGCTACTTCGCGACGCCGCAGCGGGACCCCTCCACGCCCCCGCCGCCCGGGCTCCGCAACATTATCCGCGGCAAGCTCCGCCACCAGGGCACCTGGCTCCCCGCTGCCTCCCCCGCTTTGCTGTGCGTATCCCGCCCCGGCCTCCCCTTCGCGGTCCCCATCCTCACCGTTTCCATCGGCGACGTCGCCTTC GAGGAGCACTTCATGTCGATTCTCAACTTCTCATGGCCTCAGGTTACCTGTGTGACACAGTGCCCAATCAGAGGTAGCAGGGTGGTGTTCGTGAGCTTTTGTGATAAGTCCAAACAG ATTCAGAAGTTTGCTGTACGTTTCCCACAGCTCAGTGATGCAGAGTCGTTCTTAAATTGTGTGAAG GAATGCTCAAGCAAAACCATGGATATCATACCATCCGGAAGTGACTACATGTGTGAAGATTCATCAGCAACTGAATATATTGCTTCTAAAGGACTTCACCACAG GCCCGATGATGCTTCAAGCTTCGAGGAGCCAGCATCAGATCATGTTACAGAGGCACCAGCGTTGAGCTACCACAAGGAACCAGAGCGGCCTGTTCTTGAACCTCTCCTTGCTAGAAACATTGATAACATTTACTCTGGTTTCCCTCCTAGTTTCACTCACATGCTGACAAATTGTTCAACTGAGAGTGAGAAAG ATGCAGAGGAACCCTATCCAGTGACTACAAACCATGCTTCTCAAGAG gTGTATGCAGTGGATACTTCTCATGATA TTGCCACTAAAGAAACGACTGCTGAGAAAGGAAGGGATACTGGTGAGGGAATTGATGCTAGTAAAGTAACAGGTGATATAATGGCACGGATAAAG ACTTATATGACTGACGAATCCTTTCATG GGTATGGTCATGATCGTCAGAATCTGATGTGCTGGTGTAACCGTTCTACTATCAGCGGAAGTGCGTGCTatggtgctgctgctggtgctgagAGAGGGATCTGGTCCGTTGCCCATCAACCTGGGGAGAGGACCCAAGTGTTCAACTGCCAGCAAGGGTATGGAACATATTGCTTGCTCCTGGGGTGTGGGGAAAGTATGAATGTCAGCTTGCCGTTTCGCGGTGGCCATGGCAGAGCAAAGCGTGCCACGGTGCCTGCACTTGCTGGTGACTGTTCAGCCCGCCGTAGGAGGGTTCTGGCTTCTCCCATCCGTCCGTGCATTCTTCTCCGGGCAGGGGAACTGTGTGACGACAGTGAGAGTATGGAAAGCCCAGAAAGCTGTGTCTTGGCTTGA
- the LOC133930051 gene encoding protein POOR HOMOLOGOUS SYNAPSIS 1 isoform X1 has protein sequence MAAAGDSSRALIPSRAASAAPPRLRRQKWEVEYARYFATPQRDPSTPPPPGLRNIIRGKLRHQGTWLPAASPALLCVSRPGLPFAVPILTVSIGDVAFEEHFMSILNFSWPQVTCVTQCPIRGSRVVFVSFCDKSKQIQKFAVRFPQLSDAESFLNCVKECSSKTMDIIPSGSDYMCEDSSATEYIASKGLHHRPDDASSFEEPASDHVTEAPALSYHKEPERPVLEPLLARNIDNIYSGFPPSFTHMLTNCSTESEKDAEEPYPVTTNHASQEVYAVDTSHDIAVATKETTAEKGRDTGEGIDASKVTGDIMARIKTYMTDESFHGYGHDRQNLMCWCNRSTISGSACYGAAAGAERGIWSVAHQPGERTQVFNCQQGYGTYCLLLGCGESMNVSLPFRGGHGRAKRATVPALAGDCSARRRRVLASPIRPCILLRAGELCDDSESMESPESCVLA, from the exons ATGGCGGCCGCCGGCGACAGCAGCAGGGCGCTGATCCCTTCGCGCGCGGCCTccgcggcgccgccgcggcTGCGGCGGCAGAAGTGGGAGGTGGAGTACGCGCGCTACTTCGCGACGCCGCAGCGGGACCCCTCCACGCCCCCGCCGCCCGGGCTCCGCAACATTATCCGCGGCAAGCTCCGCCACCAGGGCACCTGGCTCCCCGCTGCCTCCCCCGCTTTGCTGTGCGTATCCCGCCCCGGCCTCCCCTTCGCGGTCCCCATCCTCACCGTTTCCATCGGCGACGTCGCCTTC GAGGAGCACTTCATGTCGATTCTCAACTTCTCATGGCCTCAGGTTACCTGTGTGACACAGTGCCCAATCAGAGGTAGCAGGGTGGTGTTCGTGAGCTTTTGTGATAAGTCCAAACAG ATTCAGAAGTTTGCTGTACGTTTCCCACAGCTCAGTGATGCAGAGTCGTTCTTAAATTGTGTGAAG GAATGCTCAAGCAAAACCATGGATATCATACCATCCGGAAGTGACTACATGTGTGAAGATTCATCAGCAACTGAATATATTGCTTCTAAAGGACTTCACCACAG GCCCGATGATGCTTCAAGCTTCGAGGAGCCAGCATCAGATCATGTTACAGAGGCACCAGCGTTGAGCTACCACAAGGAACCAGAGCGGCCTGTTCTTGAACCTCTCCTTGCTAGAAACATTGATAACATTTACTCTGGTTTCCCTCCTAGTTTCACTCACATGCTGACAAATTGTTCAACTGAGAGTGAGAAAG ATGCAGAGGAACCCTATCCAGTGACTACAAACCATGCTTCTCAAGAG gTGTATGCAGTGGATACTTCTCATGATA TTGCAGTTGCCACTAAAGAAACGACTGCTGAGAAAGGAAGGGATACTGGTGAGGGAATTGATGCTAGTAAAGTAACAGGTGATATAATGGCACGGATAAAG ACTTATATGACTGACGAATCCTTTCATG GGTATGGTCATGATCGTCAGAATCTGATGTGCTGGTGTAACCGTTCTACTATCAGCGGAAGTGCGTGCTatggtgctgctgctggtgctgagAGAGGGATCTGGTCCGTTGCCCATCAACCTGGGGAGAGGACCCAAGTGTTCAACTGCCAGCAAGGGTATGGAACATATTGCTTGCTCCTGGGGTGTGGGGAAAGTATGAATGTCAGCTTGCCGTTTCGCGGTGGCCATGGCAGAGCAAAGCGTGCCACGGTGCCTGCACTTGCTGGTGACTGTTCAGCCCGCCGTAGGAGGGTTCTGGCTTCTCCCATCCGTCCGTGCATTCTTCTCCGGGCAGGGGAACTGTGTGACGACAGTGAGAGTATGGAAAGCCCAGAAAGCTGTGTCTTGGCTTGA
- the LOC133930051 gene encoding protein POOR HOMOLOGOUS SYNAPSIS 1 isoform X3 produces the protein MAAAGDSSRALIPSRAASAAPPRLRRQKWEVEYARYFATPQRDPSTPPPPGLRNIIRGKLRHQGTWLPAASPALLCVSRPGLPFAVPILTVSIGDVAFEEHFMSILNFSWPQVTCVTQCPIRGSRVVFVSFCDKSKQIQKFAVRFPQLSDAESFLNCVKECSSKTMDIIPSGSDYMCEDSSATEYIASKGLHHRPDDASSFEEPASDHVTEAPALSYHKEPERPVLEPLLARNIDNIYSGFPPSFTHMLTNCSTESEKEEPYPVTTNHASQEVYAVDTSHDIAVATKETTAEKGRDTGEGIDASKVTGDIMARIKTYMTDESFHGYGHDRQNLMCWCNRSTISGSACYGAAAGAERGIWSVAHQPGERTQVFNCQQGYGTYCLLLGCGESMNVSLPFRGGHGRAKRATVPALAGDCSARRRRVLASPIRPCILLRAGELCDDSESMESPESCVLA, from the exons ATGGCGGCCGCCGGCGACAGCAGCAGGGCGCTGATCCCTTCGCGCGCGGCCTccgcggcgccgccgcggcTGCGGCGGCAGAAGTGGGAGGTGGAGTACGCGCGCTACTTCGCGACGCCGCAGCGGGACCCCTCCACGCCCCCGCCGCCCGGGCTCCGCAACATTATCCGCGGCAAGCTCCGCCACCAGGGCACCTGGCTCCCCGCTGCCTCCCCCGCTTTGCTGTGCGTATCCCGCCCCGGCCTCCCCTTCGCGGTCCCCATCCTCACCGTTTCCATCGGCGACGTCGCCTTC GAGGAGCACTTCATGTCGATTCTCAACTTCTCATGGCCTCAGGTTACCTGTGTGACACAGTGCCCAATCAGAGGTAGCAGGGTGGTGTTCGTGAGCTTTTGTGATAAGTCCAAACAG ATTCAGAAGTTTGCTGTACGTTTCCCACAGCTCAGTGATGCAGAGTCGTTCTTAAATTGTGTGAAG GAATGCTCAAGCAAAACCATGGATATCATACCATCCGGAAGTGACTACATGTGTGAAGATTCATCAGCAACTGAATATATTGCTTCTAAAGGACTTCACCACAG GCCCGATGATGCTTCAAGCTTCGAGGAGCCAGCATCAGATCATGTTACAGAGGCACCAGCGTTGAGCTACCACAAGGAACCAGAGCGGCCTGTTCTTGAACCTCTCCTTGCTAGAAACATTGATAACATTTACTCTGGTTTCCCTCCTAGTTTCACTCACATGCTGACAAATTGTTCAACTGAGAGTGAGAAAG AGGAACCCTATCCAGTGACTACAAACCATGCTTCTCAAGAG gTGTATGCAGTGGATACTTCTCATGATA TTGCAGTTGCCACTAAAGAAACGACTGCTGAGAAAGGAAGGGATACTGGTGAGGGAATTGATGCTAGTAAAGTAACAGGTGATATAATGGCACGGATAAAG ACTTATATGACTGACGAATCCTTTCATG GGTATGGTCATGATCGTCAGAATCTGATGTGCTGGTGTAACCGTTCTACTATCAGCGGAAGTGCGTGCTatggtgctgctgctggtgctgagAGAGGGATCTGGTCCGTTGCCCATCAACCTGGGGAGAGGACCCAAGTGTTCAACTGCCAGCAAGGGTATGGAACATATTGCTTGCTCCTGGGGTGTGGGGAAAGTATGAATGTCAGCTTGCCGTTTCGCGGTGGCCATGGCAGAGCAAAGCGTGCCACGGTGCCTGCACTTGCTGGTGACTGTTCAGCCCGCCGTAGGAGGGTTCTGGCTTCTCCCATCCGTCCGTGCATTCTTCTCCGGGCAGGGGAACTGTGTGACGACAGTGAGAGTATGGAAAGCCCAGAAAGCTGTGTCTTGGCTTGA
- the LOC133930051 gene encoding protein POOR HOMOLOGOUS SYNAPSIS 1 isoform X4 translates to MAAAGDSSRALIPSRAASAAPPRLRRQKWEVEYARYFATPQRDPSTPPPPGLRNIIRGKLRHQGTWLPAASPALLCVSRPGLPFAVPILTVSIGDVAFEEHFMSILNFSWPQVTCVTQCPIRGSRVVFVSFCDKSKQIQKFAVRFPQLSDAESFLNCVKECSSKTMDIIPSGSDYMCEDSSATEYIASKGLHHRPDDASSFEEPASDHVTEAPALSYHKEPERPVLEPLLARNIDNIYSGFPPSFTHMLTNCSTESEKEEPYPVTTNHASQEVYAVDTSHDIATKETTAEKGRDTGEGIDASKVTGDIMARIKTYMTDESFHGYGHDRQNLMCWCNRSTISGSACYGAAAGAERGIWSVAHQPGERTQVFNCQQGYGTYCLLLGCGESMNVSLPFRGGHGRAKRATVPALAGDCSARRRRVLASPIRPCILLRAGELCDDSESMESPESCVLA, encoded by the exons ATGGCGGCCGCCGGCGACAGCAGCAGGGCGCTGATCCCTTCGCGCGCGGCCTccgcggcgccgccgcggcTGCGGCGGCAGAAGTGGGAGGTGGAGTACGCGCGCTACTTCGCGACGCCGCAGCGGGACCCCTCCACGCCCCCGCCGCCCGGGCTCCGCAACATTATCCGCGGCAAGCTCCGCCACCAGGGCACCTGGCTCCCCGCTGCCTCCCCCGCTTTGCTGTGCGTATCCCGCCCCGGCCTCCCCTTCGCGGTCCCCATCCTCACCGTTTCCATCGGCGACGTCGCCTTC GAGGAGCACTTCATGTCGATTCTCAACTTCTCATGGCCTCAGGTTACCTGTGTGACACAGTGCCCAATCAGAGGTAGCAGGGTGGTGTTCGTGAGCTTTTGTGATAAGTCCAAACAG ATTCAGAAGTTTGCTGTACGTTTCCCACAGCTCAGTGATGCAGAGTCGTTCTTAAATTGTGTGAAG GAATGCTCAAGCAAAACCATGGATATCATACCATCCGGAAGTGACTACATGTGTGAAGATTCATCAGCAACTGAATATATTGCTTCTAAAGGACTTCACCACAG GCCCGATGATGCTTCAAGCTTCGAGGAGCCAGCATCAGATCATGTTACAGAGGCACCAGCGTTGAGCTACCACAAGGAACCAGAGCGGCCTGTTCTTGAACCTCTCCTTGCTAGAAACATTGATAACATTTACTCTGGTTTCCCTCCTAGTTTCACTCACATGCTGACAAATTGTTCAACTGAGAGTGAGAAAG AGGAACCCTATCCAGTGACTACAAACCATGCTTCTCAAGAG gTGTATGCAGTGGATACTTCTCATGATA TTGCCACTAAAGAAACGACTGCTGAGAAAGGAAGGGATACTGGTGAGGGAATTGATGCTAGTAAAGTAACAGGTGATATAATGGCACGGATAAAG ACTTATATGACTGACGAATCCTTTCATG GGTATGGTCATGATCGTCAGAATCTGATGTGCTGGTGTAACCGTTCTACTATCAGCGGAAGTGCGTGCTatggtgctgctgctggtgctgagAGAGGGATCTGGTCCGTTGCCCATCAACCTGGGGAGAGGACCCAAGTGTTCAACTGCCAGCAAGGGTATGGAACATATTGCTTGCTCCTGGGGTGTGGGGAAAGTATGAATGTCAGCTTGCCGTTTCGCGGTGGCCATGGCAGAGCAAAGCGTGCCACGGTGCCTGCACTTGCTGGTGACTGTTCAGCCCGCCGTAGGAGGGTTCTGGCTTCTCCCATCCGTCCGTGCATTCTTCTCCGGGCAGGGGAACTGTGTGACGACAGTGAGAGTATGGAAAGCCCAGAAAGCTGTGTCTTGGCTTGA
- the LOC133883658 gene encoding peroxidase 5-like has product MPRIKLVFFLALLAAAAQRRAIDALIVDGLQVGFYNRRCPEAEGVVRDVVNSEVGMDRTIAAGLIRLFFHDCFITGCDASILLDESPAGDVPEKESSANGFTLHGLRTIDIAKSTLEAMCPRKVSCADILAFAARDAAVAAGLPGYDVAAGRRDGERSNMDDLPGNFPVPGHRVPRLTELFNQRGLSQEDLVVLSGAHSIGGAHCFMFSNRIYGFANGVEVDPGLDPEYAARLRQVCPPRTPNDDPERAPKVNFDARTGEKLDNAYYSELLAGRGLLTSDSALIEDPQTRATVELFAKDNALWQQKFAEAMQKVGALDVLVGEGRGEVRRQCRLVNRAQWPHHPAFPRRPFPRHPLANLINGFFHGFH; this is encoded by the exons ATGCCGCGGATCAAGCTGGTGTTCTTTCTTGCGCTGCTCGCGGCGGCGGCCCAGCGCAGGGCCATCGATGCGTTGATCGTCGACGGCCTGCAGGTGGGGTTCTACAACAGAAGGTGCCCGGAGGCCGAGGGCGTCGTCCGCGACGTCGTCAACTCTGAGGTGGGCATGGACCGCACCATCGCCGCCGGCCTCATCCGCCTcttcttccacgactgcttTATCACG GGCTGCGACGCCTCCATCCTCCTGGACGAATCGCCGGCGGGCGACGTCCCGGAGAAGGAGTCGTCGGCCAACGGGTTCACCCTCCACGGCCTCAGGACCATCGATATCGCCAAGTCGACCCTCGAGGCCATGTGCCCGCGCAAGGTCTCCTGCGCGGACATACTCGCCTTCGCGGCGCGCGACGCCGCCGTGGCCGCCGGCCTCCCCGGCTACGACGTCGCGGCCGGCCGCCGCGACGGAGAGCGCTCCAACATGGACGACCTCCCCGGCAACTTCCCCGTGCCGGGCCACCGCGTCCCGCGGCTCACGGAGCTGTTCAATCAGCGAGGCCTCTCGCAGGAGGATCTCGTGGTGCTATCCGGCGCGCACTCCATCGGCGGCGCCCACTGCTTCATGTTCTCCAACCGCATCTACGGCTTCGCCAACGGCGTCGAAGTTGACCCGGGGCTGGATCCGGAGTACGCCGCGCGGCTCCGTCAGGTCTGCCCGCCAAGGACCCCCAACGACGACCCGGAGCGTGCGCCCAAGGTGAACTTCGACGCGCGCACGGGGGAGAAGCTCGACAACGCGTACTACTCCGAGCTGCTGGCGGGGCGCGGCCTGCTGACCTCTGACAGCGCGCTCATCGAGGACCCGCAGACGAGGGCGACGGTGGAGCTCTTCGCCAAGGACAACGCCCTGTGGCAGCAGAAGTTCGCCGAGGCGATGCAGAAGGTGGGCGCGCTCGACGTGCTCGTCGGCGAGGGCCGGGGGGAGGTAAGAAGGCAATGCCGGCTGGTGAACAGGGCCCAGTGGCCGCATCATCCGGCATTCCCGCGGCGGCCGTTCCCGCGGCATCCATTGGCCAACCTGATCAACGGATTCTTCCATGGTTTCCACTGA
- the LOC133930051 gene encoding protein POOR HOMOLOGOUS SYNAPSIS 1 isoform X5, whose protein sequence is MAAAGDSSRALIPSRAASAAPPRLRRQKWEVEYARYFATPQRDPSTPPPPGLRNIIRGKLRHQGTWLPAASPALLCVSRPGLPFAVPILTVSIGDVAFEEHFMSILNFSWPQVTCVTQCPIRGSRVVFVSFCDKSKQIQKFAVRFPQLSDAESFLNCVKECSSKTMDIIPSGSDYMCEDSSATEYIASKGLHHRPDDASSFEEPASDHVTEAPALSYHKEPERPVLEPLLARNIDNIYSGFPPSFTHMLTNCSTESEKDAEEPYPVTTNHASQEVYAVDTSHDIAVATKETTAEKGRDTGEGIDASKVTGDIMARIKTYMTDESFHDMLFKLEKVIDELGGDMSL, encoded by the exons ATGGCGGCCGCCGGCGACAGCAGCAGGGCGCTGATCCCTTCGCGCGCGGCCTccgcggcgccgccgcggcTGCGGCGGCAGAAGTGGGAGGTGGAGTACGCGCGCTACTTCGCGACGCCGCAGCGGGACCCCTCCACGCCCCCGCCGCCCGGGCTCCGCAACATTATCCGCGGCAAGCTCCGCCACCAGGGCACCTGGCTCCCCGCTGCCTCCCCCGCTTTGCTGTGCGTATCCCGCCCCGGCCTCCCCTTCGCGGTCCCCATCCTCACCGTTTCCATCGGCGACGTCGCCTTC GAGGAGCACTTCATGTCGATTCTCAACTTCTCATGGCCTCAGGTTACCTGTGTGACACAGTGCCCAATCAGAGGTAGCAGGGTGGTGTTCGTGAGCTTTTGTGATAAGTCCAAACAG ATTCAGAAGTTTGCTGTACGTTTCCCACAGCTCAGTGATGCAGAGTCGTTCTTAAATTGTGTGAAG GAATGCTCAAGCAAAACCATGGATATCATACCATCCGGAAGTGACTACATGTGTGAAGATTCATCAGCAACTGAATATATTGCTTCTAAAGGACTTCACCACAG GCCCGATGATGCTTCAAGCTTCGAGGAGCCAGCATCAGATCATGTTACAGAGGCACCAGCGTTGAGCTACCACAAGGAACCAGAGCGGCCTGTTCTTGAACCTCTCCTTGCTAGAAACATTGATAACATTTACTCTGGTTTCCCTCCTAGTTTCACTCACATGCTGACAAATTGTTCAACTGAGAGTGAGAAAG ATGCAGAGGAACCCTATCCAGTGACTACAAACCATGCTTCTCAAGAG gTGTATGCAGTGGATACTTCTCATGATA TTGCAGTTGCCACTAAAGAAACGACTGCTGAGAAAGGAAGGGATACTGGTGAGGGAATTGATGCTAGTAAAGTAACAGGTGATATAATGGCACGGATAAAG ACTTATATGACTGACGAATCCTTTCATG ATATGTTGTTCAAGCTTGAGAAAGTCATTGATGAACTGGGTGGTGACATGTCACTGTAG
- the LOC133930051 gene encoding protein POOR HOMOLOGOUS SYNAPSIS 1 isoform X7 — protein MAAAGDSSRALIPSRAASAAPPRLRRQKWEVEYARYFATPQRDPSTPPPPGLRNIIRGKLRHQGTWLPAASPALLCVSRPGLPFAVPILTVSIGDVAFEEHFMSILNFSWPQVTCVTQCPIRGSRVVFVSFCDKSKQIQKFAVRFPQLSDAESFLNCVKECSSKTMDIIPSGSDYMCEDSSATEYIASKGLHHRPDDASSFEEPASDHVTEAPALSYHKEPERPVLEPLLARNIDNIYSGFPPSFTHMLTNCSTESEKEEPYPVTTNHASQEVYAVDTSHDIATKETTAEKGRDTGEGIDASKVTGDIMARIKTYMTDESFHDMLFKLEKVIDELGGDMSL, from the exons ATGGCGGCCGCCGGCGACAGCAGCAGGGCGCTGATCCCTTCGCGCGCGGCCTccgcggcgccgccgcggcTGCGGCGGCAGAAGTGGGAGGTGGAGTACGCGCGCTACTTCGCGACGCCGCAGCGGGACCCCTCCACGCCCCCGCCGCCCGGGCTCCGCAACATTATCCGCGGCAAGCTCCGCCACCAGGGCACCTGGCTCCCCGCTGCCTCCCCCGCTTTGCTGTGCGTATCCCGCCCCGGCCTCCCCTTCGCGGTCCCCATCCTCACCGTTTCCATCGGCGACGTCGCCTTC GAGGAGCACTTCATGTCGATTCTCAACTTCTCATGGCCTCAGGTTACCTGTGTGACACAGTGCCCAATCAGAGGTAGCAGGGTGGTGTTCGTGAGCTTTTGTGATAAGTCCAAACAG ATTCAGAAGTTTGCTGTACGTTTCCCACAGCTCAGTGATGCAGAGTCGTTCTTAAATTGTGTGAAG GAATGCTCAAGCAAAACCATGGATATCATACCATCCGGAAGTGACTACATGTGTGAAGATTCATCAGCAACTGAATATATTGCTTCTAAAGGACTTCACCACAG GCCCGATGATGCTTCAAGCTTCGAGGAGCCAGCATCAGATCATGTTACAGAGGCACCAGCGTTGAGCTACCACAAGGAACCAGAGCGGCCTGTTCTTGAACCTCTCCTTGCTAGAAACATTGATAACATTTACTCTGGTTTCCCTCCTAGTTTCACTCACATGCTGACAAATTGTTCAACTGAGAGTGAGAAAG AGGAACCCTATCCAGTGACTACAAACCATGCTTCTCAAGAG gTGTATGCAGTGGATACTTCTCATGATA TTGCCACTAAAGAAACGACTGCTGAGAAAGGAAGGGATACTGGTGAGGGAATTGATGCTAGTAAAGTAACAGGTGATATAATGGCACGGATAAAG ACTTATATGACTGACGAATCCTTTCATG ATATGTTGTTCAAGCTTGAGAAAGTCATTGATGAACTGGGTGGTGACATGTCACTGTAG